The Bacteroidota bacterium genome segment CGCTCCTCAACCTCACGACGGAGGTCGTCTCCGCGCTCCGCGACGAGCAGGAGCTGCACTGGCTCTTCGAGACGGCCCGCGCCGAGCGCCGCAGCGCCCGCCCGGTCCTCGCGATGGCCGACGGCACGCTGATCCGGTGGATGCTCCGCGGCATGAACCACCGCGCCCTCGAAGACCGCCTCATCGGGCGCTACCTCGCCATCCTGGAGCGGTTCTACGACGAGGGCATCCCCGTCTGCTCCTACGTCTCGATGCCGGCCAACACCGAACTCGTCAACCTCCTCGGCCTCCACCGGCGCGAGACCGACGAGACGCCGGACGAGGACTCCGTGCGCGGGATCGTAGACCGGCTCGTCTTCGAGCACACGCTCGCCGTTGGCGAGCGCTCGGCCCTCTTCGAGTCGGGGTCGCGGATCCAGAAGGACTACGGGCCGCACCACCGGATCTGCTACTTCTACGTCCGGCTCCCCGAGGAAATCGGGCGCGTCGAACTCCCGGCGTGGGTCGCCGAGCAGCCCGGCTGGCTGGGCATGATCCACGCCGTCGTGGTCGACCAGGCCGCGAAGGGCGGGGGCTACCCGGTCATCCTCACCGAAGCGCACGAGCGCGCCGTGATCCGCCACCAGGAGAAGGCGATGTTCTACCGCATCCTGGAGCGCGAGATGCAGCGCGCCGGCCTCCGCGGCTACGCCGGCTCGCAGAAGGCTGCCTCCAAGCGAGCACCGAGGATTTAGCTTGGGGCTGTACTAGGTGACGGTCTGTTGGCTTAGTCTCCACTATGACCCGACGACGGAGCAGACTCCCACCCACAACCCAGCGGCGGCTCATCGAGCACTT includes the following:
- a CDS encoding DNA double-strand break repair nuclease NurA, producing MLDFHRLHPQLSDFGAYRVDEDARRDVKLALALDAFRDCAPGWEALRDQVTRDRPRALVAGLIERPDGCAPCGERPTPITVVATDGSQIYPDRHVEPACYLLNVSRIAFHYGTEEPPLMTAEPDLRFRRRDLDELNADEGEGALLNLTTEVVSALRDEQELHWLFETARAERRSARPVLAMADGTLIRWMLRGMNHRALEDRLIGRYLAILERFYDEGIPVCSYVSMPANTELVNLLGLHRRETDETPDEDSVRGIVDRLVFEHTLAVGERSALFESGSRIQKDYGPHHRICYFYVRLPEEIGRVELPAWVAEQPGWLGMIHAVVVDQAAKGGGYPVILTEAHERAVIRHQEKAMFYRILEREMQRAGLRGYAGSQKAASKRAPRI